The Geotalea uraniireducens Rf4 genome window below encodes:
- a CDS encoding hemerythrin domain-containing protein yields MKRDITQTLVREHRLILRMLAVLERNALATGAGTYSNYRFYLDGVDFIRNYADRFHHAKEEDVLFEALVKNGMPRENSPVAAMLMEHEQGRAYVKAMELAALLALSGEPGQDGTIAENALAYVELLKEHIAKEDDILYPLAERLIPDAARDAVIAGYEAAEARSTDGFERRYDKIVADYEREGAC; encoded by the coding sequence ATGAAAAGGGACATCACACAGACGCTCGTCCGCGAGCACCGGCTGATCCTCCGCATGCTGGCCGTTTTAGAGCGTAACGCTCTGGCCACCGGCGCAGGAACATACTCCAACTACCGCTTTTACCTGGACGGGGTCGATTTCATCAGAAATTATGCCGACCGCTTCCACCATGCCAAGGAAGAGGACGTGCTCTTCGAGGCGCTGGTGAAAAACGGCATGCCCAGGGAAAACAGCCCGGTGGCTGCCATGCTGATGGAACATGAGCAGGGGAGGGCCTACGTGAAGGCCATGGAACTGGCGGCGTTGCTTGCCCTGTCGGGTGAGCCGGGTCAGGATGGGACTATTGCGGAAAACGCCCTCGCTTACGTGGAGCTTTTGAAAGAGCATATCGCCAAGGAGGACGACATCCTCTATCCCTTGGCCGAGCGGCTCATACCCGATGCGGCTCGCGATGCCGTCATTGCCGGTTACGAGGCTGCCGAGGCCCGATCAACGGACGGTTTTGAGAGAAGGTATGATAAGATTGTCGCTGATTATGAGCGTGAGGGGGCCTGTTAG
- the nikR gene encoding nickel-responsive transcriptional regulator NikR has protein sequence MGETIRFGISIDETLLESFDKLIDQKGYMNRSEAIRDLIRASLVELKWEAGEEETVGTVTLVYNHHVRDLSDKLTEHQHTHHDQIISALHVHLDAHNCLEVLVVRGKAREVKQIADELIGVKGVKHGKLVMTTTGEELH, from the coding sequence ATGGGAGAGACCATTAGATTCGGCATATCAATCGACGAGACACTTTTGGAGAGCTTCGACAAGCTGATCGATCAGAAGGGGTACATGAACCGCTCCGAGGCGATTCGGGACCTGATCCGCGCATCGCTGGTGGAACTGAAATGGGAAGCGGGAGAAGAGGAGACCGTCGGCACCGTCACCCTTGTCTATAATCATCACGTGCGGGACCTGTCCGACAAGCTGACCGAGCATCAGCATACTCACCATGACCAGATCATCTCTGCCCTTCACGTGCACCTTGATGCCCACAACTGCCTGGAGGTCCTGGTTGTGCGGGGCAAAGCCCGTGAGGTGAAGCAGATTGCCGATGAACTGATCGGGGTAAAAGGGGTAAAACATGGGAAGCTGGTGATGACCACGACAGGAGAGGAACTACACTAA
- a CDS encoding energy transducer TonB, whose protein sequence is MAKWCMASLAVHLGMLALMLEFTVNRVKHTPPVSIDFTLGSSPRPEQLRGKSTPPVAAPKQPIAPQKLPAVAAQPTPRKQAQTQPESQPTPVVSQNAAPTPSAPLASRTVTENVSRQVSTNQGIPVVAAAPRTAQTSGGGMTPEKAQQRYLNEHFTYIRDLIVKRLSYPLVARRMGWSGRVVLVFIVAEDGSVRSIQVKESSGYPALDNSAMETVKSVAPFPRPPAAAEIVMPVQFQLR, encoded by the coding sequence ATGGCTAAATGGTGTATGGCCTCTCTCGCCGTGCATCTGGGGATGCTGGCACTGATGCTGGAATTTACTGTAAACAGAGTCAAGCACACCCCGCCGGTCAGCATTGATTTTACCCTCGGCTCATCTCCGCGTCCTGAGCAGCTCCGGGGAAAATCAACGCCGCCGGTTGCCGCTCCCAAACAGCCGATTGCCCCCCAAAAGCTGCCGGCTGTCGCAGCGCAGCCGACACCACGAAAGCAGGCGCAGACACAACCGGAGTCTCAGCCGACCCCGGTTGTCAGCCAGAATGCAGCACCGACACCATCTGCACCTCTGGCTAGCAGAACTGTAACGGAAAATGTGTCCAGGCAGGTTTCCACAAACCAGGGGATACCAGTTGTCGCTGCTGCGCCACGGACAGCACAGACAAGTGGTGGCGGGATGACTCCTGAAAAGGCCCAGCAAAGATATCTCAATGAGCATTTTACTTATATCCGCGACCTGATCGTAAAACGGCTCTCTTATCCTCTGGTAGCCAGACGGATGGGGTGGAGCGGCAGAGTAGTGCTTGTGTTCATAGTCGCTGAAGACGGCAGCGTCCGCTCTATTCAAGTCAAAGAGAGCAGTGGCTATCCTGCGCTGGATAACAGTGCCATGGAAACGGTCAAAAGCGTTGCACCCTTCCCGAGACCACCCGCGGCTGCAGAGATCGTCATGCCGGTACAGTTCCAACTGCGGTAG